Proteins from a single region of Hordeum vulgare subsp. vulgare chromosome 6H, MorexV3_pseudomolecules_assembly, whole genome shotgun sequence:
- the LOC123404737 gene encoding uncharacterized protein LOC123404737 yields MKNSSNLEAFLQAATPRLPWRSATMERFQGAPSSVWQHPEGKNKDAVEYFALSELWEHYAESSAYGLAVPVRDAGDRAVVTTQHFVPYLSAVQLYTATKPTSHTLGATSRSTGSETDSWSDDSVGGDRFAGSGSSSWDAASDEDDASSTYDGTGSTGVSPKQNGYLNFQYREWDSPYERVPLAHKVEELARDYPCLMSLSSAELSPSSWMSVAWYPIYHIPAHVNLKGTSACFLTYHSISSVFQDNIHSGPEHDDGEIAALSPFGLATYKMQGDLWRRPGSSDPRRLSELHWAASSWLKQVGAHHPDFTFFTTSHRR; encoded by the exons ATGAAGAACAGCAGCAATCTCGAGGCCTTCCTCCAGGCCGCCACGCCCCGGCTCCCATGGCGCTCCGCCACCATG GAACGATTCCAGGGAGCGCCCAGCAGCGTGTGGCAACACCCAGAAGGCAAGAACAAGGACGCGGTGGAGTACTTCGCCCTGTCCGAGCTGTGGGAGCACTACGCCGAGAGCAGCGCCTACGGCCTCGCCGTGCCCGTCCGGGACGCCGGTGACCGCGCCGTGGTCACCACCCAGCACTTCGTCCCCTACCTCTCCGCCGTCCAGCTCTACACCGCCACGAAGCCCACCTCCCACACCCTCGGCGCCACCTCCAG GAGCACGGGGAGCGAGACGGATTCATGGAGCGACGACAGCGTGGGCGGCGACAGGTTCGCCGGCTCCGGATCCTCCTCCTGGGACGCGGCGTCGGACGAAGACGACGCTTCCtccacctacgacggcaccggCTCCACCGGCGTCTCACCCAAGCAGAACGGGTACCTGAATTTTCAGTACAGGGAATGGGACTCGCCCTACGAGAGGGTACCGCTGGCTCACAAG GTGGAGGAGCTGGCCCGGGACTACCCATGCCTCATGTCGCTCAGCAGCGCCGAGCTCTCGCCGTCCAGTTGGATGTCCGTGGCATG GTACCCAATCTATCACATCCCTGCTCATGTCAACCTCAAGGGTACCTCTGCCTGCTTCCTCACTTACCATTCCATCTCATCAGTCTTCCAAG ACAACATACATAGCGGGCCGGAGCACGACGACGGCGAGATCGCGGCGCTGTCGCCGTTCGGGCTGGCAACGTACAAGATGCAAGGGGATTTGTGGAGGAGGCCAGGGTCATCGGACCCCAGGAGGCTGTCTGAGCTCCATTGGGCGGCGTCCTCCTGGCTGAAGCAAGTCGGCGCGCACCATCCTGACTTCACCTTCTTCACGACGTCCCACCGTCGATGA